The following proteins come from a genomic window of Micromonas commoda chromosome 2, complete sequence:
- a CDS encoding predicted protein: MLKATIAHTTAVSIRQAGNSSGKIIAWESVLNVSSAKCCLQKFLASIDARLQLPPRRLHTARIDVKLCEDVADDARLEYWSQKCESFRAASAVRKQPIISTQVALVTLNLESYRVWSYDQILSKIFVDRPNIPACALYSHGSWSAPKNSLRSRTPGTHSRARERAQLEGTRRTLANLFQTLNPTSDDRRA; the protein is encoded by the exons ATGTTAAAAGCTACTATCGCGCATACAACAGCCGTTTCTATTCGTCAAGCGGGAAATAGCTCGGGCAAAATCATCGCATGGGAATCAGTGCTCAACGTGTCCTCGGCAAAATGTTGTTTGCAAAAGTTTTTGGCGAGCATCGATGCTCGCCTTCAGCTTCCCCCCCGACGCCTCCACACTGCTCGGATCGATGTGAAACTTTGCGAGGACGTAGctgacgacgcgaggc TGGAGTACTGGTCACAAAAGTGCGAGTCGTTTCGTGCAGCGTCAGCAGTCCGCAAACAGCCAATAATATCTACGCAGGTGGCGCTGGTAACATTAAACCTCGAGTCGTACCGGGTTTGGTCATATGACCAAATATTGTCAAAAATATTCGTCGATCGACCAAATATCCCGGCGTGCGCTTTATACAGTCACGGTTCCTGGTCTGCGCCAAAAAACAGTTTAAGATCGCGAACCCCCGGCACACactcacgcgcgcgcgagcgagcacAACTCGAAGGAACGCGAAGGACACTCGCGAACCTATTCCAAACACTCAATCCTACGTCTGACGACCGTCGTGCATAA
- a CDS encoding DNA methyltransferase (Predicted DNA methyltransferase similar to the mammalian DNMT1 methyltransferases. ChromDB ID: DMT20107) produces MPAAAAAVTVAPPRGERRGDTGGRASEAQLLARGGMPRWPVCTWRPHARLPEGVGIPVGAFVTSRPEAVQRVRQALMDTGRLKANGVTRFDAHVWEALCATGYVDGESLREDRSAVEWAVHVFGIPEGQREVNDVEELLASGDVRYVPGVRLGSPACYVDARTGRDDPGTALGSWSPLIAEPELERTRRDRAEAERGSRAPRGLSPPRWRPEAHAALAAAVDGGGDDGDGGDDGDGGDDGDGGDDGDGGDDGSSPSPSSPSDGFTFSELFAGVGGFGVALRSLGGTPVFASELCGHARRTYLAHHGGSWGDDGGTDARPPLVCCGDITDVCETSMPPHDLLTGGFPCQSFSRRGDRRGLGDPRGQLFREILRVLVVAEPRAFVLENVEGLVTMDDGETMAEIVAALESVGYAVGTRVFDARGWVPQSRKRVFFVGFRSDLRAAREDGVFTWPEEPRDCGGTVKDVLEDEHRETARCEVSEYQMERAAAFFRRTQSRGENEGSEHAGYLYPVDGVARTLCASYRKSSVYNAELVPPMVDNGETRRTRPRYYTVRECARLQGFPETFYPDPNRGYHELGNSVCVPLVRAIGEEVLRALRAS; encoded by the coding sequence ATgccggcggctgcggcggctgtgaccgtcgcgccgccgcgcggcgagcgacgcggcgacaccggcggtcgcgcgtcCGAGGCTCAGCTCCTCGCGAGGGGTGGCATGCCCAGGTGGCCCGTGTGCACGTGGCGGCCGCACGCGCGTCTGCCGGAAGGGGTGGGCATCCCTGTCGGCGCATTCGTAACCTCTCGGCCGGAGGCAGTGCAGAGGGTGCGGCAGGCCCTGATGGACACGGGGCGGCTCAAGGCGAACGGAGTGACGCGTTTCGACGCGCACGTGTGGGAGGCTCTGTGCGCGACGGGGTACGTCGACGGCGAATCCCTGCGCGAGGATCGCTCCGCCGTCGAGTGGGCTGTGCACGTGTTCGGCATCCCCGAGGGTCAGCGCGAGGTGAACGACgtggaggagctcctcgcaTCTGGGGACGTGCGATACGTCCcgggcgtccgcctcggctcACCCGCGTGctacgtcgacgcgaggaccggacgcgacgacccCGGGACGGCACTCGGGTCGTGGTCGCCGCTCATCGCGGaacccgagctcgagcgcacCAGGCGAGATCGCGCggaggccgagcgcgggtcgcgcgcaccccgcggcctatcgcccccgcgatggcgacccgaggcgcacgccgcgctcgccgccgcggttgacggaggaggcgacgacggggatggcggcgacgacggggatggcggcgacgacggggatggcggcgacgacggggatggcggcgacgacggctcgtcgccgtctccgtcgtcgccgtcggacgGGTTCACGTTTTCGGAGCTGTTCGCGGGGGtgggcgggttcggcgtcgccctgcgAAGCCTCGGCGGAACGCCCGTGTTCGCGTCAGAGCTGTGCGGACACGCGCGGAGGACCTACCTGGCACACCACGGCGGGTcgtggggcgacgacggcggcaccGACGCTCGACCGCCGCTCGTCTGCTGCGGCGATATCACGGATGTGTGCGAgacgtcgatgccgccgcaCGATTTGCTCACGGGCGGGTTCCCGTGCCAGTCCTTcagccggcgcggcgaccggcgtGGGCTCGGGGACCCGCGGGGGCAGCTGTTCCGGGAGATCCTGAGGGTTCTCGTCGTGGCCGAACCGAGGGCGTTCGTGCTGGAGAACGTGGAGGGGTTGGTGAcgatggacgacggcgagacgatGGCGGAGATTGTCGCCGCGTTGGAGTCGGTCGGGTACGCGGTCGGGACTCGGGtgttcgacgcgcggggttggGTGCCGCAGAGCCGAAAGAGGGTGTTCTTCGTGGGGTTCAGGTCCGACCtacgggcggcgagggaggacggGGTGTTCACGTGGCCGGAGGAGCCTCGAGATTGCGGCGGGACGGTTAaggacgtcctcgaggatgagcaccgcgagacggcgcggtgcgagGTGTCGGAGTACCAGATGGAACGGGCCGCGGCGTTCTTTCGAAGGACGCAGTCCCGGGGAGAGAACGAGGGCAGCGAACACGCGGGGTACCTGTATCcggtggacggcgtcgcgaggactCTGTGCGCGTCATACAGGAAGAGCAGCGTGTACAACGCCGAGCTGGTGCCGCCGATGGTTGACAACGGCGAGACGAGGAGGACCAGGCCGAGGTACTACACCGTGCGCGAGTGCGCGAGATTGCAGGGCTTTCCTGAGACGTTCTATCCGGATCCGAATCGGGGGTACCACGAGCTCGGAAACTCAGTGTGCGTGCCGCTCGTAAGGGCGATTGGGGAGGAGGTCCTGAGGGCTCTCAGGGCCTCATGA
- a CDS encoding predicted protein, with protein MARSILVSGVVGGDDDEEPHSPSAVRGAPVLRELFMHGNPLGAVGAAAIADACASAGPVDGARPSLEVLSLSATRLGVSGASALATAMIVPGGPLSRVSHLDLSANDIGESGAGFRRRMTPAADDKPDNRLVGVPPSDLLHPTDSSPATVAETSSLIALTSSLASAPSLRRLDLGYNNLGDAGAGAIASAFPLGLGASVAELDLQRNSIGDEGAAALARALEECIEGVMVRSLDLRSNAIGDAGMEALRVHVAAGTARLNFMPARWTVPGPATPDEAVADVAVTV; from the coding sequence atggcgaggtCGATCCTCGTCtctggcgtcgtcggcggggatgacgacgaggagcctCACTCACCGTCCGCGGTGAGAGGCGCGCCCGTACTGCGCGAGCTGTTCATGCACGGTAAccccctcggcgcggtgggcgccgcggccatcgcggacgcgtgcgcgtcggctGGGCCGGTTGACGGCGCGAGACCGAGCCTGGAGGTTCTGAGCctgagcgcgacgcgcctggGCGTATCGGGGGCTtccgcgttggcgacggcgatgatcGTCCCGGGAGGACccctctcgcgcgtctcccacCTCGACCTATCCGCAAACGACATCGGCGAgtccggcgcggggttcCGACGCCGgatgacgccggcggcggatgacaAGCCCGACaaccgcctcgtcggcgtccctcCGTCGGACCTCCTCCATCCCACCGActcgtcgcccgccacgGTCGCGGAGACATCGAGCCTGATTGCGCTTACCTCGAgtctcgcgtccgcgccgtccctgcGACGCCTCGACCTCGGATACaacaacctcggcgacgcgggcgcgggagcgatTGCGTCGGCGTTTCCCCTCGGGCtgggcgcctccgtcgccgagctggacCTCCAGAGAAACTCCATCGGGGACgagggagccgcggcgctggcgagggcgctcgaggagtgcATTGAAGGCGTGATGGTGCGGAGTTTGGACCTTCGGTCGAACgcgatcggcgacgccgggatGGAAGCGCTTCGCGTTCACGTCGCGGCTGGCACGGCGAGGCTGAACTTCATGCCCGCCAGGTGGACCGTGCCGggaccggcgacgccggacgaggcggtcgcggatGTCGCGGTCACCGTCTGA